From the Pseudarthrobacter sp. MM222 genome, one window contains:
- a CDS encoding glycoside hydrolase family 172 protein, with amino-acid sequence MATSPRSGLLSSLTKLSTARTARASSWDQTGRNRDNWIVMPGEERVLADIEGPGSITHIWMTQSCRIQPGPGQISPELVGVPMLEIHNALGVSWEVVDPDYYRKIVLKMYWDDQETPSVVAPLGDFFGLMNSLSGSYDSLPLSVSAKEGELNTFGGSAAFNSYFEMPFNSRARIVVENQNDIPYLQYFYIDYELYTEPLEEDTAYFHAHWRRQKPNAGWGPDLQTNSIEVAIPNLTGEDNYVVLETEGQGHYVGCNLAVRHFQGSWWGEGDDMIFIDDDTWPPSLHGTGMEDYFGHAWGMQHNAFLMNGTMVHEENVPGFHHSYRFHMTDPIRFQKRIKVTFEHGHANHLSDDWSSTAYWYQTLPSPVLDIDAVEERLPLRPRDQVEELPLPELTPAQQAARDASAERMQRFTEARDAVRNERRAEIDHWEKANAEQAREIRQRFLAASSVPVQ; translated from the coding sequence ATGGCAACATCGCCGCGCTCAGGCCTGCTCTCGAGCCTGACCAAGCTCTCCACCGCCCGCACGGCCCGCGCCTCCAGCTGGGACCAGACTGGCCGAAACCGCGACAACTGGATCGTCATGCCCGGCGAGGAACGGGTCCTGGCGGACATCGAGGGCCCAGGTTCCATTACACACATTTGGATGACCCAGTCCTGCCGGATTCAGCCGGGCCCTGGCCAGATCTCCCCCGAACTGGTGGGCGTGCCGATGCTCGAAATCCACAACGCCCTCGGAGTCAGCTGGGAAGTGGTGGACCCGGACTACTACCGCAAGATCGTCCTCAAGATGTACTGGGACGACCAGGAGACCCCCAGCGTCGTTGCACCATTGGGCGACTTCTTTGGCCTCATGAATTCCCTGTCCGGCTCCTACGATTCGCTGCCGCTTTCGGTCTCAGCCAAGGAGGGGGAATTGAACACCTTCGGCGGCAGCGCGGCGTTCAACAGCTACTTTGAGATGCCCTTCAACTCCCGCGCCAGGATCGTCGTCGAAAACCAGAACGACATTCCCTACCTGCAGTACTTCTACATTGACTACGAGCTCTACACTGAGCCTCTTGAGGAGGACACCGCCTACTTCCACGCTCATTGGCGTCGGCAGAAGCCGAACGCGGGCTGGGGCCCGGACCTTCAAACCAACAGCATTGAGGTGGCGATCCCCAACCTAACGGGCGAGGACAACTACGTGGTCCTGGAAACGGAAGGCCAGGGCCACTATGTGGGCTGCAACCTGGCCGTCCGCCACTTCCAAGGGTCCTGGTGGGGCGAAGGCGACGACATGATTTTCATCGACGACGACACCTGGCCTCCCAGCCTCCACGGCACCGGCATGGAGGACTACTTCGGCCACGCCTGGGGCATGCAGCACAACGCCTTCCTCATGAACGGCACCATGGTCCACGAAGAAAACGTGCCGGGATTCCACCACAGCTACCGCTTCCACATGACCGACCCCATCAGGTTCCAGAAGCGCATCAAGGTCACCTTTGAACACGGCCACGCCAACCACCTCTCCGATGACTGGTCCTCCACCGCCTACTGGTACCAGACCCTCCCCTCCCCAGTGCTGGACATCGACGCCGTGGAAGAGCGCTTGCCGCTGCGCCCCCGCGACCAGGTGGAAGAACTGCCCCTGCCGGAACTGACACCGGCCCAGCAGGCGGCGCGGGACGCCTCCGCCGAACGAATGCAGCGGTTCACCGAAGCCCGCGACGCCGTCCGGAACGAACGCAGGGCAGAAATTGACCATTGGGAGAAGGCCAACGCCGAGCAGGCACGGGAAATCCGTCAACGGTTCCTGGCCGCAAGCAGCGTCCCGGTCCAGTAA
- a CDS encoding carbohydrate ABC transporter permease, with product MNNTNAVISTPQQRSAARRSRPRPGVGKIISVALLVLGAVGMIAPFLWMFTTSLRDAGQAYDLPPQWLPTEWDWSNYAAAVSGPVPILTNMFNSAVIAIAVSIGMIITAPMAGYAFAKLEFPGRNLIFVGLLSSLMVPAQVTIIPLFLLMRTFGLLDNPLSLILPGITGALGVFLLRQFFLGLPQEIIDAARMDGATAWQTYRLIALPLAKNAVSTLGVITFLGSWNAYFAPSIFLNSTDTATLPLGLVLMLGPYGAGNVAQVMAATTIAIAPALIVFLVAQRWIIASLTQSAVKG from the coding sequence ATGAATAACACGAACGCTGTCATCAGCACCCCGCAGCAGCGCAGCGCCGCGCGCCGCAGCAGGCCCCGCCCCGGTGTCGGGAAGATCATTTCGGTGGCGCTGCTGGTTCTGGGCGCCGTCGGCATGATCGCCCCGTTCCTGTGGATGTTCACCACTTCGCTCCGGGACGCCGGCCAGGCGTACGATCTGCCGCCGCAGTGGTTGCCCACCGAATGGGACTGGTCCAACTACGCGGCAGCGGTCAGCGGACCCGTGCCGATCCTAACGAACATGTTCAACAGCGCGGTCATCGCCATCGCCGTCAGCATCGGCATGATCATTACGGCGCCCATGGCCGGCTACGCGTTCGCCAAGCTGGAATTCCCCGGCCGCAACCTCATCTTCGTGGGATTGCTGTCCTCGCTGATGGTGCCGGCCCAGGTGACCATCATTCCGCTGTTCCTGCTGATGCGGACCTTCGGCCTGCTGGACAACCCGCTAAGCCTGATCCTGCCAGGTATCACCGGTGCACTGGGCGTTTTCCTGCTGCGGCAGTTCTTCCTGGGATTGCCGCAGGAAATCATCGACGCGGCCCGCATGGACGGGGCCACCGCCTGGCAGACCTACCGCCTGATCGCGCTGCCGCTGGCCAAGAACGCCGTGAGCACCCTGGGTGTAATCACGTTCCTGGGCAGCTGGAACGCCTACTTCGCCCCCTCGATCTTCCTGAACAGCACAGACACCGCCACCCTGCCGCTGGGCCTGGTCCTGATGCTCGGCCCGTACGGCGCCGGCAACGTGGCCCAGGTCATGGCAGCCACCACCATCGCCATCGCACCGGCCCTCATCGTCTTCCTGGTGGCCCAGCGGTGGATCATCGCCAGCCTCACCCAATCAGCCGTCAAGGGCTAA
- a CDS encoding carbohydrate ABC transporter permease, which translates to MTLTAPKTQLPPAPPSGRGGRPGRLTVTRRREALTGYLFTAPTILGFLVFVLGPLVAAIYLSLTKYNILTAPKFVGFDNYARMFRDERLATTYGNTVLYVGAAVILINGFALLFAVLINQRLPKVLTYVFRSAYFFPYLVALVYVSIIWQALFQKDTGILNYYITALGGERIDWLNSSEFSKVSVIIVDTWRNVGFAMLIFVAALQEVPKDMVEAARMDGANEWQVFRRIVLPMISQATFFNITITIIGAFQIYESIIVLTRGGPGDASRSVVMYIAEVAFNKFDMGYASAIAVTLFLIIMLVTLVQFRLRKSWVNNE; encoded by the coding sequence GTGACCCTGACAGCCCCCAAAACCCAGCTGCCGCCCGCGCCCCCGTCGGGGCGCGGGGGCCGCCCCGGCCGGCTCACCGTCACCCGTCGGCGGGAAGCCCTCACCGGGTACCTCTTCACCGCCCCCACCATTCTCGGCTTCCTGGTTTTCGTCCTCGGCCCGCTGGTCGCCGCGATCTACTTGAGCCTGACCAAGTACAACATCCTGACAGCCCCCAAATTCGTGGGGTTCGATAACTACGCCCGCATGTTCCGGGACGAACGGTTGGCCACCACTTACGGCAACACCGTCCTGTACGTTGGGGCGGCCGTCATCCTCATCAACGGCTTTGCGCTCCTGTTCGCCGTGCTGATTAACCAGCGGCTCCCCAAGGTCTTGACCTACGTGTTCCGCTCCGCGTACTTCTTCCCGTACCTGGTGGCCCTGGTGTACGTGTCCATCATCTGGCAGGCGCTCTTTCAGAAGGACACGGGCATCCTGAATTACTACATCACCGCGCTGGGTGGGGAACGGATTGACTGGCTCAACAGCTCCGAGTTCTCCAAAGTGTCGGTGATCATCGTCGACACATGGCGGAACGTGGGGTTCGCCATGCTGATCTTCGTTGCAGCCCTGCAGGAAGTGCCCAAGGACATGGTGGAGGCTGCCCGCATGGACGGAGCCAACGAATGGCAGGTCTTCCGCCGCATAGTCCTTCCGATGATCAGCCAGGCAACTTTCTTCAACATCACTATCACCATCATCGGCGCGTTCCAGATTTACGAGTCCATCATTGTGCTCACCAGGGGCGGCCCGGGCGATGCCAGCCGCAGCGTGGTGATGTACATCGCCGAAGTTGCCTTCAACAAGTTCGATATGGGCTACGCCTCAGCCATCGCGGTCACACTGTTCCTCATCATCATGCTGGTGACGCTGGTGCAGTTCCGCCTCAGGAAGTCGTGGGTGAACAATGAATAA
- a CDS encoding ABC transporter substrate-binding protein, whose product MRKAVRTSIATAAAVALLALTACGSATQSAGPAAGGPYAAPAKDITATISVSNWGDPGDKAVYDGVAERFKEKYPNVTVNNNFTPITTWTEYVNKLVTQAAAGQAPDVINIATEGVELGLANELFSPLDGFLKNDPEAKALRADIDPKLLAGFGKDGSTYLMPNTFNTMVIYYNTKMFEAAGIERPSDDWTWDDFLEISKKLTTGSGADKVYGFAMPYYSFGITPWLYSNGTSMMSEDLKTAQLTDPKVQKTVEWVRDLATKYGVSPQPKGSDPYQLFPAGKAAMTGAGHFVTGGFAKAGFSDYDILPWPKGTTKSTVFGAGAFAISKTSKNQELSWEFIKMLTDQQTQKKWADAGSAVPSTKTAASSPEFLSSPKHAEEFYNSLSYAKPVAAPGAYNVLDPAFMRAMDEIMSGQDAGSSLEKAQKDVEEALQK is encoded by the coding sequence ATGAGAAAAGCAGTCCGCACCTCCATCGCCACGGCGGCAGCCGTGGCCCTGCTGGCGCTCACCGCCTGCGGGAGTGCCACTCAGTCCGCCGGGCCTGCAGCGGGCGGGCCCTACGCGGCCCCCGCCAAGGACATCACCGCCACCATCTCCGTCTCGAACTGGGGCGATCCAGGGGACAAAGCCGTGTACGACGGTGTGGCCGAGCGCTTCAAGGAGAAGTACCCGAACGTGACGGTGAACAACAACTTCACCCCCATCACCACGTGGACCGAATACGTCAACAAGCTGGTGACGCAGGCCGCAGCGGGTCAGGCTCCGGACGTCATCAACATCGCCACCGAAGGCGTGGAGCTGGGCCTGGCCAACGAGCTTTTTTCGCCTTTGGACGGTTTCCTCAAGAACGACCCCGAAGCCAAGGCGCTGCGCGCAGACATCGACCCCAAGCTGCTCGCGGGATTCGGCAAGGACGGCTCCACGTACCTGATGCCCAACACCTTCAACACCATGGTGATCTACTACAACACCAAGATGTTCGAGGCCGCCGGAATCGAACGGCCGAGCGATGACTGGACATGGGACGATTTCCTGGAGATCTCCAAAAAACTGACCACCGGTTCCGGCGCTGACAAGGTCTACGGGTTCGCCATGCCGTACTACTCCTTCGGAATCACCCCGTGGCTCTACTCCAACGGCACGTCCATGATGAGTGAGGACCTCAAGACGGCCCAGCTGACCGATCCGAAAGTCCAGAAGACCGTGGAATGGGTGCGGGACCTGGCCACCAAGTACGGTGTGTCACCGCAGCCTAAGGGCTCCGACCCGTACCAGCTGTTCCCCGCCGGCAAGGCTGCCATGACCGGGGCCGGGCACTTCGTCACCGGCGGATTCGCCAAGGCCGGCTTCTCCGATTACGACATCCTCCCCTGGCCGAAGGGAACCACCAAGTCCACCGTTTTCGGCGCCGGAGCGTTCGCTATTTCCAAGACGTCCAAGAACCAGGAGCTGTCCTGGGAGTTCATCAAGATGCTCACCGACCAGCAGACCCAGAAGAAATGGGCTGACGCCGGCTCCGCCGTTCCGTCCACCAAGACTGCCGCTTCATCACCGGAGTTCCTGTCCTCCCCCAAACATGCCGAAGAGTTCTACAACTCCCTGTCGTACGCCAAGCCGGTAGCGGCCCCCGGCGCCTACAACGTGCTGGATCCGGCGTTCATGCGGGCCATGGACGAGATCATGTCCGGCCAGGACGCCGGTTCCTCCCTGGAAAAGGCCCAGAAGGATGTTGAGGAGGCGTTGCAGAAGTGA
- a CDS encoding LacI family DNA-binding transcriptional regulator yields MATIVDVASLAGVSTSTVSHVLNDTRHVEPETKERVMSAVLATGYRRDALARSMRRARTDSIGLVVSDAGEPAFADMVHGVEEAAAQNGLSLLLANSAEDPARERAAVEALLDRRVDGLIIARAAGSSGGLLTRIRQEKKPLVLLDRLADLDVDQVGVNNESAMAALVEHLAARGHQRILLIAGDLRVSSLRERYDGFHAAMSDRGLEVPAGLLCEGTVTAASTFDRVRTLLTTSKDRPTAILACSTLLAAGALRAMQHEGLQVPGTMAFATFDGFTYSDLFEPQITTVRQPAFQLGESAVSLLLRRLEDPSAPTKVLRLESQIEFRRSTE; encoded by the coding sequence GTGGCAACCATCGTCGATGTCGCATCCCTTGCCGGCGTTTCAACGTCCACTGTGTCGCACGTCCTCAATGACACCCGGCACGTTGAGCCGGAGACCAAGGAGCGCGTCATGAGTGCCGTGCTGGCCACCGGATACCGGCGGGACGCGCTAGCCCGTTCCATGCGGCGCGCCAGGACCGACTCCATTGGTCTTGTCGTTTCGGATGCCGGAGAGCCGGCGTTCGCGGACATGGTGCACGGCGTGGAAGAAGCCGCGGCCCAAAACGGCCTGTCCCTGCTGCTGGCCAACTCGGCGGAAGATCCTGCCCGGGAGCGCGCGGCGGTCGAGGCACTCCTGGACCGCCGCGTCGATGGCCTGATCATTGCACGGGCGGCCGGTTCCAGCGGCGGGCTGCTGACCAGAATCCGTCAGGAAAAGAAGCCCCTGGTCCTGCTGGACCGCCTCGCGGACCTGGACGTGGATCAGGTGGGGGTCAATAACGAGTCCGCCATGGCAGCACTGGTTGAACATCTCGCCGCCCGCGGCCACCAGCGGATCCTGCTGATCGCCGGGGATCTGCGGGTTTCATCGCTCCGTGAGCGCTATGACGGTTTTCACGCCGCCATGTCGGATCGGGGATTGGAGGTGCCGGCCGGCCTGCTGTGTGAGGGGACGGTAACTGCGGCATCGACGTTTGACCGTGTCCGGACACTTCTGACCACATCCAAGGATCGTCCCACGGCAATCCTGGCCTGCAGCACGCTGCTGGCCGCCGGCGCTTTGCGGGCAATGCAGCATGAAGGCCTGCAGGTGCCGGGCACCATGGCGTTTGCCACGTTTGACGGGTTCACCTACTCGGACCTCTTCGAACCCCAGATCACAACCGTCCGCCAACCGGCGTTCCAGTTGGGCGAAAGCGCTGTCAGCCTACTTCTCAGACGCCTCGAGGACCCTTCCGCTCCCACCAAGGTTCTCAGGCTTGAGTCCCAGATCGAATTCCGCCGCTCCACCGAATAA
- a CDS encoding LacI family DNA-binding transcriptional regulator, which produces MTTMVKVARLAGVSISTVSHVLNGTRHVNDETRQRVLKAIEETSYRQDALARAMRRSRTDSIGLIVSDGGEPAFAEMIRGVEETAASQGITLLLANSAEDPKREARAVQALLERRVDGLILARAAGSGPEALSEFANHDTPLVLMDRLSADPYDQVGVENREPVMELVEHLVSQGHERILLIAGDIRVATLQERHDAFAEAMAAAGIAASDQLKVIAFEPAETDAGIEAALSAAEPPTAVIACSTVLAAAALRRIQQRGLRMPEDIAFATFDGFAYADLFEPQLTTVRQPAFQVGARAAELLTKRIADKSGNPSIVRLAAEIEYRASTGPRPAA; this is translated from the coding sequence ATGACGACGATGGTAAAAGTGGCCAGGCTTGCCGGCGTGTCCATCTCCACCGTTTCCCACGTCCTCAACGGGACCCGGCATGTGAATGATGAGACGAGGCAGCGCGTCCTGAAGGCCATCGAGGAAACCTCGTACCGGCAGGACGCCCTGGCCCGGGCCATGCGGCGCTCAAGGACGGACAGCATCGGTCTCATTGTTTCGGACGGCGGGGAGCCGGCCTTCGCCGAAATGATCCGCGGCGTGGAAGAGACCGCTGCCAGCCAGGGCATCACCCTGCTGCTGGCCAATTCCGCTGAGGACCCTAAACGTGAGGCGCGCGCAGTCCAAGCCCTCCTTGAGCGCAGGGTCGACGGTCTCATCCTGGCACGTGCGGCAGGCTCCGGTCCCGAGGCACTCTCCGAATTCGCCAATCACGATACGCCCTTGGTGCTGATGGACAGGCTTTCCGCTGACCCGTACGACCAGGTGGGCGTTGAAAACCGCGAGCCCGTTATGGAGCTTGTGGAGCACCTGGTGTCGCAGGGCCATGAACGGATTTTGCTGATCGCCGGGGACATCAGGGTTGCCACCCTGCAGGAACGGCACGATGCGTTCGCCGAGGCCATGGCCGCCGCCGGAATTGCGGCATCGGACCAGCTAAAAGTCATAGCTTTCGAACCTGCAGAAACTGACGCTGGCATCGAGGCAGCGCTGTCCGCAGCCGAGCCTCCTACCGCTGTGATAGCGTGCAGCACCGTCTTGGCGGCAGCCGCACTGCGGCGCATCCAGCAGCGCGGACTACGGATGCCGGAGGACATCGCCTTCGCCACTTTCGACGGCTTTGCCTACGCCGACCTGTTCGAGCCCCAGCTCACCACCGTCCGTCAGCCTGCATTCCAGGTGGGCGCCAGAGCGGCGGAGCTGCTGACCAAGAGGATCGCCGACAAATCAGGCAACCCCTCGATAGTCCGCCTGGCGGCCGAGATTGAATACCGGGCCTCCACCGGCCCGCGGCCGGCCGCCTAG
- a CDS encoding creatininase, with the protein MDKSVFLEDLDAFAYREALASGEAIVLIPVGSLEQHGPHLPLGTDTILSTHFAEGVARGLGALVAQPIAYGYKSQQKSGGGNHLSGTTSLDGATLIGVARNLVKSFLNQGVRHVVFMNGHFENYQFLYEGIDLALDELGIKPGAEQSVLLLSYWDFVSQDTLTQVYPDGFPGWDIEHGGVLETSLMLHLEPARVNMDRLVDGPAAVLPRFDRLPVVPERTPATGCLSSAAGSSAAKGELLYGQVVGDLAVDLANELVRDPLPAVVPA; encoded by the coding sequence ATGGACAAGTCAGTATTTCTGGAAGACCTGGATGCCTTTGCCTATCGCGAAGCCTTGGCATCCGGGGAGGCAATAGTCCTTATTCCCGTCGGGTCCCTGGAGCAGCACGGCCCCCACCTGCCGCTGGGAACAGACACCATCCTGTCCACCCACTTCGCGGAGGGTGTTGCCAGGGGGCTGGGTGCACTGGTTGCCCAGCCCATCGCCTACGGGTACAAGTCGCAGCAGAAGTCCGGCGGCGGCAACCACCTCTCCGGCACGACCAGCCTGGACGGAGCCACCCTCATCGGCGTGGCGCGAAACCTGGTCAAGTCATTCCTCAACCAAGGCGTCCGACACGTAGTCTTCATGAACGGCCACTTTGAGAACTACCAGTTCCTGTACGAGGGAATCGACCTGGCCCTGGACGAGCTTGGGATCAAGCCCGGGGCAGAGCAGAGCGTGCTGCTGCTGTCGTATTGGGACTTTGTCAGCCAGGACACTCTGACGCAGGTCTACCCCGATGGCTTCCCGGGCTGGGACATCGAGCACGGCGGGGTCTTGGAAACCTCGCTCATGCTCCACCTCGAACCGGCCCGGGTTAACATGGACCGCCTGGTCGACGGGCCTGCCGCGGTCCTGCCGCGATTCGACAGGCTCCCCGTGGTGCCGGAGAGGACACCCGCCACCGGTTGCCTGTCATCGGCCGCGGGCTCCAGCGCTGCCAAGGGCGAACTGTTGTACGGGCAGGTTGTCGGAGATCTGGCCGTCGACCTCGCAAATGAGCTGGTCCGTGATCCCTTGCCTGCAGTTGTTCCGGCATAG
- a CDS encoding purine-cytosine permease family protein — MPEKSLAVPAGPVVNEDHVDHEAWLQPIPESQRTRKVAGQFWIWAGANLAPINWVLGALGIHLGLGFADTVLVLVLGNLIGMLLFGCFVLLGQKTGATGMVLARAAFGRQGNYLPAAIQALLVIGWCAVNTWIILDLVMALFGTLGWVDPTAHNYVWKIGVATAIMAAQVAIAWFGYKAIAAFEKWTVPPTIIILAVMSAVAWFGMKINWTYAGPAGNILEGSERIAAMSAVMTAIGIGWGITWFTYAADYSRFVSTEVPKRKLYLASVLGQFIPVVWLGILGASLATNSGEIDPGKLIVQNFGVMALPVLLMVLHGPIATNILNIYTFSVATQALDISISRRKLNLFVGVFSLAAVVFFIFQEDFASVLDAWLIGLVAWVAAWGGVMLVHYFWLDKRWPGDPSRLFDAVGTKRLPAVNPAGIASLLIGIFATWLFMYGLVPAMQGPIAVALGGWDLSWLAGGLTSAAAYAIMGPRFHRGYLHLRSETESAPEASAVGTANLSAVSVPPASV, encoded by the coding sequence ATGCCTGAAAAATCCCTAGCGGTTCCCGCCGGTCCAGTGGTCAACGAAGACCACGTAGACCACGAGGCCTGGCTCCAGCCCATTCCCGAATCTCAACGGACCCGCAAAGTCGCCGGTCAGTTCTGGATCTGGGCCGGCGCCAACCTCGCCCCAATCAACTGGGTGCTCGGCGCCCTCGGCATCCACCTCGGCCTCGGCTTCGCCGATACAGTCCTCGTTCTGGTTTTGGGGAACCTGATCGGCATGCTGCTTTTCGGCTGCTTTGTGCTCCTCGGCCAAAAGACCGGGGCCACCGGCATGGTCCTGGCCCGGGCTGCCTTCGGCCGGCAGGGGAACTACCTGCCAGCAGCCATCCAGGCCCTCCTGGTCATCGGCTGGTGCGCCGTCAACACCTGGATCATCCTGGACCTGGTGATGGCACTCTTCGGCACCCTCGGCTGGGTGGACCCGACGGCCCACAACTATGTCTGGAAGATCGGCGTCGCCACGGCCATCATGGCCGCGCAGGTCGCTATCGCCTGGTTCGGCTATAAGGCCATCGCGGCGTTCGAAAAGTGGACGGTTCCGCCGACCATCATCATCCTCGCCGTGATGTCCGCCGTCGCGTGGTTCGGTATGAAGATCAACTGGACCTACGCCGGCCCCGCCGGCAACATTCTCGAAGGCTCCGAGCGCATCGCCGCGATGAGCGCAGTCATGACGGCCATCGGCATCGGCTGGGGCATCACCTGGTTCACCTACGCCGCCGACTACTCCCGCTTCGTCAGCACGGAAGTCCCCAAGCGCAAGCTCTACCTGGCGTCAGTGCTGGGCCAGTTCATTCCCGTCGTCTGGCTCGGAATCCTGGGCGCCAGCCTGGCCACCAACAGCGGCGAGATCGACCCCGGCAAGCTGATCGTGCAGAACTTCGGTGTGATGGCTCTTCCGGTGCTGCTCATGGTGCTGCACGGCCCCATCGCCACCAACATCCTCAACATCTACACTTTCTCCGTAGCCACTCAGGCGCTGGACATCTCTATCAGCCGCCGCAAGCTCAACCTGTTCGTGGGAGTCTTCTCCCTCGCGGCCGTCGTCTTCTTCATCTTCCAGGAGGACTTCGCCTCCGTCCTGGATGCCTGGCTGATCGGACTCGTCGCCTGGGTGGCGGCCTGGGGCGGAGTCATGCTGGTCCACTACTTCTGGCTTGACAAGCGTTGGCCCGGCGACCCGTCCCGGTTGTTCGACGCGGTCGGTACCAAGCGCCTGCCGGCAGTGAACCCGGCAGGCATTGCATCCCTGCTCATCGGCATCTTCGCCACCTGGCTGTTCATGTACGGGCTGGTACCGGCCATGCAGGGGCCCATCGCCGTGGCCCTGGGCGGATGGGATCTCTCCTGGCTCGCCGGCGGCCTGACCAGCGCCGCGGCCTACGCCATCATGGGCCCGCGGTTCCACCGCGGCTACCTGCACCTCCGCAGCGAGACCGAATCCGCCCCCGAGGCATCCGCCGTCGGGACGGCCAACCTGTCCGCCGTCTCCGTTCCCCCCGCCAGCGTCTGA
- a CDS encoding PucR family transcriptional regulator encodes MPIRLQEVLDHPMFSIADPVIRAAAGTAAWTQLRWIHSSEILDIAPLLDGGELLLTGGEGLAHASEERQITYIHQLAERGVAALAIETGVALPALPSAMVAAAEAAGLPLIELRKVVPFVGIMQAINSTLVSESVSQLRRADEASHAMAVELAHGGSLDRILAVLAGITRCEVTLASLSGATLASATAGNGEDDETAGQDHARLIHIDVPVRGISAAQLMLRVPANEDENLARTAGKRSVDILALAMLQRMSPGLREVAGAALIRAIDSGSQPWRLQQLASAAGIPASDALVAVVVRSDTSQQLRASVEQMLARAANSHATYVDNAELLAVASVGRDAPAENRQKLLTGLLELPALARTLAAVGPLVAGVSDAPWSLSEAKLTLELAASRGWSRPDADGAHHPVIDAEVFAVERLAVQSLDPYQRRNFVRQQLGALLDHDAQRNSRLLDTLATWMDCGCNTASAARELHLERQSMHQRLRRIFELCGGDPRDTGRLAALHLATRLARLA; translated from the coding sequence ATGCCAATACGTCTTCAGGAGGTCCTGGACCATCCGATGTTTTCTATCGCCGATCCCGTGATCCGGGCCGCGGCTGGCACGGCTGCGTGGACCCAGCTCCGCTGGATCCACTCCAGCGAGATCCTGGACATCGCTCCCCTGCTTGATGGCGGGGAGCTGCTGCTGACGGGAGGGGAGGGCCTCGCTCACGCCTCCGAGGAGCGGCAAATCACGTACATCCACCAGCTCGCAGAGCGGGGCGTGGCGGCCTTGGCCATCGAAACCGGCGTCGCCCTCCCCGCACTGCCGTCCGCCATGGTAGCGGCCGCCGAGGCGGCTGGACTTCCGCTAATCGAGCTCCGCAAAGTGGTGCCGTTTGTCGGCATAATGCAGGCCATCAACTCGACACTGGTCAGCGAGTCGGTTTCGCAGTTGCGGCGCGCCGACGAGGCGAGCCACGCGATGGCAGTCGAGCTGGCTCACGGAGGCAGCCTGGATCGGATCCTGGCCGTCCTCGCCGGCATCACTCGTTGTGAGGTGACACTGGCGTCCCTCTCGGGTGCCACCCTCGCAAGCGCAACAGCAGGAAACGGCGAGGACGACGAAACTGCCGGTCAGGATCACGCGCGGCTGATCCACATTGACGTGCCGGTACGCGGAATCTCCGCGGCTCAGCTGATGCTCCGGGTCCCGGCTAATGAAGACGAAAACCTCGCCCGAACAGCCGGAAAACGTTCCGTGGATATCCTTGCCCTGGCAATGCTGCAGCGGATGTCGCCCGGACTCCGGGAGGTTGCGGGCGCTGCCTTGATACGCGCGATCGATTCAGGCAGCCAGCCGTGGCGGCTTCAGCAGTTGGCCTCGGCAGCAGGCATTCCGGCCTCCGACGCGCTGGTGGCCGTGGTGGTCCGGTCAGATACTTCTCAACAGCTGCGGGCATCGGTCGAGCAGATGCTGGCCCGCGCAGCGAATTCTCACGCCACCTATGTTGACAATGCCGAGCTTCTCGCGGTGGCCAGCGTAGGCCGCGATGCCCCGGCCGAGAACCGGCAAAAGCTCCTAACCGGTCTGCTGGAGCTTCCGGCCCTGGCCAGAACGCTCGCGGCTGTGGGCCCATTGGTCGCCGGCGTTTCTGACGCTCCCTGGTCGCTGTCCGAAGCCAAGCTCACGTTGGAATTGGCGGCCTCCCGGGGGTGGTCCCGCCCGGACGCCGACGGCGCGCACCATCCCGTCATCGATGCGGAGGTATTCGCCGTGGAACGTCTCGCCGTTCAGTCCCTGGACCCCTATCAGCGACGGAACTTCGTGCGCCAGCAGTTGGGTGCGCTTCTGGACCACGATGCACAGCGCAATTCTCGGCTGCTCGACACCCTGGCAACGTGGATGGACTGCGGATGCAATACCGCCAGCGCCGCCCGCGAACTCCATCTGGAACGGCAATCAATGCACCAGCGGCTGCGTCGAATCTTCGAGCTGTGCGGCGGTGACCCCCGGGACACGGGCCGGCTGGCGGCATTGCATTTGGCCACCCGGCTCGCCAGGCTCGCGTGA